From Thermococcus sp.:
ACAACGGCACTCGGAGCGGCTTATTTAGCGGGACTCGCGGTAGGCTACTGGACAGACGTTAAAGAAATTGAGGACTTATGGAGAGCCGAAAGAATCTTTGAGCCATCCATGGACGGGAAAACCAGGGAGAAGCTCTACCACGGCTGGAAGGAGGCGGTGAAGAGGGCAATGGGCTGGGCCAAGGTCGTCGGGGAGTGAGTTACTATCCCAATCCCCATATTTTCATACTTCCGGGCGTATAACTGTGGGGAGGAAGTATGAAAAGGCAGATAGTTCTTTTTAGCGTGTTCTTGATGCTCGTAATACTCGGATATGTCCTGCAGGGGGATAATCACAAGAACCAAGGCACATCAATCCAATCGGCAGTTCTGAAGGGGAGCTCCACTCAGACCCCAGTCGGAGGAAAGCCCCATCAGTCAACGAGATACTAATTAGCTTGGGCGCCCATGAATCTTTCTGCTGGGTCGTTAATGGAACGTCACTTCCGATTCCTTTCTTCGGAATTCAAGCTAAGGAAGTAAAGGGTTGCGTGAACTACGCCAACGGCTCCGCCGTTTACTGGATTAAAGATGTGAACGGAAAAATCCTCCTTCGTTGGGTCAGCTCCGCTGATGATTTCAAATGGTCGGTAATAACAAGAACCACGTGGCCGGAGCTTAATATCGTAAACTTCCTCCAATGGATACTTGAAAGTGGGAACGTGACTGAGGTCAGAAAACTCGGCGATAGCTACGAGTTCTACCTGTTCCTTAGGGCTGAGTACGAATCCAACGCCGGGACAATCGAAGACCCACACATTATTAAAACCGTGAAGCTGTGGAACGTTACCCTTGTTGTCAATGGCGACGGCAAACCTCTGGGAGGCCATATTTCAGGTAAGGATAAGGGGCCTTCGAACGTTTACGGTGCCAACTGGCTCCACGAGGGAAACTTCACGCTCCTCGGCCAATGGGGCTGATGTTGTGGATGTACAGGGATGACCCTTTCCCCAGTGATCACTCACGTCCTTCCTTCTTATGCCCTAAACTGTTCTCTCGTCTCCATTAGGGCGAACTAAAGGTTAAAGAAAGCTTTAAAACATGCAAAGTCCTTTCCAATACTTAGTTTGGGGTGGTGGTCATGAAGACAAAGGTCGCCATAATAGGCGCCGGAATAAGCGGCGCGAGCATAGCGCGGGTTCTCAGCAAATACGAGAACCTAGAGGTGCACCTCATCGAGAGGGCCCCCGATGTGGGCTGGGGCGTGAGCAAGGCCAACACGGCTTTGATCCACGGTGGCTACGACGACGACCCGGACAAGTACCCGACGAGGGCGAGGCTCTGCATAAGGGGAAACAGGCTCTGGCACCAGTGGGTTAAAGAGCTCCAGATAGCCCACGTCTGGAACGGAGCTTTAATAGTGGCAACCAAGGAGGAGGACTTTGACGAGCTGGAGAAGCTATTGGAGCGCGGGAGGAGGAACGGCGTGCCAGAGATGAGAATCGTTGAGGGGAACGAGCTCTTCCACCTTGAGCCCGGCCTCACGAGGGAAGCTCTTGGAGCACTCTGGGTCCCCATAGTCGGCCAGATAGCGCCGATTCCGGCGGTTATAGCGCTTGTCGAAAATGCCGTAGCGAACGGAGTGAAGACGCACCTTGAGACCGAGGTTAGGGGAATTAAGGTCGAGAACGGCGAGGTCAGGGGGGTTGAAACCAACAACGGCTTCATAGAGGCAGATGTGGTAATCAACGCAGCCGGCCTCTACGCGGACGAGATAGCGAGGATGGCGGGAATAGACTACTTCGAGATTCACCCGAGGAAGGGCGAGTACTGGATATTTGACGACGACGTCCCCGGCCCGAGAAGGGTCCTCTTCCCGACGCCAACTCCCGTAAGCAAGGGAATCGTCGTTACGACCGAGATAAGCGGGCACCTCATGATAGGGCCGAACGCCCAGGATCTTCCGCCGGAAGAGAAGGACAACCTTGCCACAACAAAGGAGGGCCTTGAGCAGGTCTGGGAAGGGGCAAAGAAGCTCTGGCCACAGCTACCTCCGAGGAGCAAGGTGATAAGAACCTTTGCCGGCTTAAGGCCAGAACCGACCGGCGGGGACTTCATCATAAAGGCGGAAGAAGAGGTCTGGGGCTTCATAAACGTCGCCGGAATACGCTCGCCCGGCCTGACAAGTGCGCCAGCAATAGCCTACGAGGTCGCCGAGATAATCCAGCGCGACCTTGGAATAAAGCTGGTTGAGAAGTCCAACTGGAACCCATACAGGAGGGAGATAACCCACTTCTTCATGCTCCCACCCGAGAAGGCAAACGAGCTCGTAAAGAAGAACCCAGCCTACGGAAAGATAGTCTGCAGGTGCAACAGCGTCAGCGAGGGGGATATACTGGAGGCGATAGAGAGGATGAAGTTCATAGGTGTTAAAACGCCGAGCGTCGATTCAGTCAAGTTCAGGACGAAAGCCACCACCGGAACCTGTCAGGGGAGCTTCTGCAGGCCGAGGATAGTCCAGCTTTTAGCGAGAGAATACGGTGTAGAGCCGTGGAAGGTCACGCTGAAGGGCAGGGGGAGTGAGATTGGAATAGGCGATGTGAAAGCCCTCCTGAGGGGGGATGAGGCATGATGAAGCCCTTCCCAGAGGTTCCAATGCTGAGCTACGACGTGGTCGTCATCGGGGGCGGGCCAGCTGGCATGGCCTCGGCAATAAAAGCAAAAGAGCTCGGTTTGAAAGTTCTCCTGCTCGACGAGAACGACTACCTCGGGGGTATTCTACCCCAGTGCATCCACCCGGGCTTTGGGATACACTACTTCAAAGAGGAACTTACAGGGCCGGAGTTCGCCTCCCGCTTGGCAAAGAGGCTCGTTGAGCTCGGCGTCGAATACAGAACCTCGGCGAGGGTTCTCGAAATCAGGAACTACTCCGACCTCGAAAAGTTCGTGCTCTTCACGTCTCCAAGTGGGATCTATGGAGCCTGGGCGAAGGCGATAATCTACGCGGCTGGAGCTCGCGAAAGGCACGCCTTCGAGATTGGAATCGTGGGCGATAGGGTTTCGGGAATCTACACCGCCGGAGAGGCGCAGACGCTCATGGATATCTACGGTGTTCTGCCCGGAAAAGAGATAGTCATAGTCGGTTCTGGCGACGTGGGCCTGATAATGGCCCGCCGTTTTGCCCTTGAGGGGGCGAAGGTGAAGGCAGTGATAGAGCTCATGCCCTATCCCGGTGGCCTGGCGAGGAACGTCATGATACTCCGCGATTTCAACATTCCGCTCTACCTGAGCCACAAGGTAGTGAAAGTCAGGGGAAAGGGAAGGGTGGAGCGCGTTAAGGTTGTCAGGGTCGACGAGAACCTGAAGGAAATCCCGGGAAGCGAGTTCTGGATCAAGGCAGACACGCTCGTGATCTCAGCGGGTTTGGTTCCCGCTGTGAAGAAGCTGAAGAAGATTGGTGTGGAGATAGACCCCTCAACCGGTGGCCCGGTTGTCAACGACAGGCTTGAGACGAGCGTTCCAGGAATATTCGTTGCAGGAAACTCACTCGTCATCAACGACCTCGTTGATTATGTTGCCGAGCAGGGTGAAGTGGCTGCTGAAGGAGCTAAAGAGTTCATAGAGAACGGCGGGATTGAAAGCAGGAAGTGGATAAAGGTCGAGAAAGGAGAAAACGTCCGCCTCGTAGTTCCCCACTACCTGAGCGGTGAAAGGGACGTTTACCTCTACCTCCGCGTTTCGAAACCTATGGAAGACGTTGAGCTGAGGATTCCAGAGATGGGCAAGAGATTCAAGCTCCCGGTCGTCAAGCCGGCAGAGATGATAAGGCTCAGGCTGAAGGCAGGGGAAATCAGAAACGCCGAGAAGCTCACAGTGGAGGTGGTGAGGCCATGAGAAAGACCTACCGCTTCACCTGCATCGTCTGCCCGCTCGGCTGTTCCGTTGAGGTTGAAGTCGAGGACGGAAAAGTTCTTGAGGTCAGGGGGCACACATGCCCGCGCGGTAAGGAGTGGGCCATCCAGGAGGTCATAAGCCCGAAGAGGGTCGTGATGACGGTCATTCCAGTCGAGAACGGGGCACTGCCGACTGTGAGCGTGAAAACAGCTGAACCGGTGCCGAAGGAGAAGATACCTGAGCTGATGAGGTTTTTGGCGGGGATAACTATAAAGGCGCCTGTAAATATCGGCGACGTTGTTGCCGAGTGGAAGGGGATAAAAATAGTGGCAACGAGAGGGGCTTGATCAGAGTATAGAACCCTCCAGCGGAAGTGCCTTCTCAAGTCCCTCCGGAGCCTTTATTTCCACTTTTCCGTTTATGTCCCTGAAGACAACAACGTCATGGATTGTTACGTTGATTGGAACAGCACTGTCCCACGTCTTTATTTTGACCACCACCCTGAAGTATTCCTCGACGTAAACTGGGTAGCCCTCCTTGGTGAGGTGAACCTCGACCCATCCCTCCTTGGTCGTCACGTTCTCGATGTCCCTCATCTTCATCTGAGACAGAACTAAGTCGCTCCTGTTCGTTATGTTCACGAGCTCCCAGTAGGTCACGTTAATCCTGAAGGAATAGCCCTCTGAGAGCTTCTTGATAGTTACGTTTTTCACGTTCAGGAGTCTCTTGATGGCCTCGATGTTGAGGGATCCCCTGCTCTCGTTGGCGATATCGGCATTGGTGACATTGTACCATTTCCCTTTGATTCTGAAAAATGCCTGGGTGCCGTTCAGGAAATACGGCCAGTTTGCTGTGATGTTCATGCCAAAGTACTCCATGAGGAGGGAGAAGTTGCCCGCTTCTATGCCCGAGCTCAGGTTGAAGGCACCGCTTGTCTTGAATTTCATGAGCACATCAACGGTCTTATTACTCGATGGATCGGTAAGGTTCATGGTAATGGAGACATTCTCCTGATAGGTTCCCGTATGGATGCTCTCTATGGCCTTCATGACCTTTTCCTCGTTGAGCCCCACACTGTCCCCTATGCATCCGCTGGCAAAGAGGACGAGTCCAGCGAGGAGAAGTGCCCAAATCCTTCTCATTTCACTACCTCCTATTATTGCAAAGAAACTTCGGTCGGAGGTTTAAATACTTTTTCTCTTCATTTTTAGCAAACTACTTGATGTAGTTTACAAAAAACGAAGATTTGGAGAGGATAAAAAGTTTAAAGGGCCTCGAACTTCTGGAGGAAAATTTTGAGATCCGTCTTGAAGGGCTCGTCGGCTTTCTCAATCTCTTTCTGAAGGAGCTCAAGGAACTCTCCTTCGTCCCTGGAAGCTTTCCAGAGGTTCTCGACGGTTTCTTTCAGCCTGTCCCAGTATTCAACGTAGGGGCGGGACTCGAAGAGGGCCTCCTTCAGCCTCCCTGATTCCTTCATGACAATCACCCCCTGAAGAAATAACCGTACCAGAACCTTCTCCTGTCCTCCTCTTCGCCCAGCAGCAGGAAGTAGCGGAGTATCGCGAGGTTCAGCAGGAGGAGGAATATCAGGACTATGTTGTAGGCCGGAACAGTGGCACTAAGGAAGGCGAAGTAGTCCCAGAAGAAGTGGAGCGTTATCGCCAGGGCATAGAAGTTGCCCAGCGCAACCGGCTTTCCCTCCGCCATCAACCCGTAGCCGACGCCGATTATTGCCGTCCAGGTTGCGTGGGCGAGTGGAGTCAGAAAAGCCCTCGT
This genomic window contains:
- a CDS encoding NAD(P)/FAD-dependent oxidoreductase, giving the protein MKTKVAIIGAGISGASIARVLSKYENLEVHLIERAPDVGWGVSKANTALIHGGYDDDPDKYPTRARLCIRGNRLWHQWVKELQIAHVWNGALIVATKEEDFDELEKLLERGRRNGVPEMRIVEGNELFHLEPGLTREALGALWVPIVGQIAPIPAVIALVENAVANGVKTHLETEVRGIKVENGEVRGVETNNGFIEADVVINAAGLYADEIARMAGIDYFEIHPRKGEYWIFDDDVPGPRRVLFPTPTPVSKGIVVTTEISGHLMIGPNAQDLPPEEKDNLATTKEGLEQVWEGAKKLWPQLPPRSKVIRTFAGLRPEPTGGDFIIKAEEEVWGFINVAGIRSPGLTSAPAIAYEVAEIIQRDLGIKLVEKSNWNPYRREITHFFMLPPEKANELVKKNPAYGKIVCRCNSVSEGDILEAIERMKFIGVKTPSVDSVKFRTKATTGTCQGSFCRPRIVQLLAREYGVEPWKVTLKGRGSEIGIGDVKALLRGDEA
- a CDS encoding DUF1667 domain-containing protein, which encodes MRKTYRFTCIVCPLGCSVEVEVEDGKVLEVRGHTCPRGKEWAIQEVISPKRVVMTVIPVENGALPTVSVKTAEPVPKEKIPELMRFLAGITIKAPVNIGDVVAEWKGIKIVATRGA
- a CDS encoding NAD(P)/FAD-dependent oxidoreductase; its protein translation is MKPFPEVPMLSYDVVVIGGGPAGMASAIKAKELGLKVLLLDENDYLGGILPQCIHPGFGIHYFKEELTGPEFASRLAKRLVELGVEYRTSARVLEIRNYSDLEKFVLFTSPSGIYGAWAKAIIYAAGARERHAFEIGIVGDRVSGIYTAGEAQTLMDIYGVLPGKEIVIVGSGDVGLIMARRFALEGAKVKAVIELMPYPGGLARNVMILRDFNIPLYLSHKVVKVRGKGRVERVKVVRVDENLKEIPGSEFWIKADTLVISAGLVPAVKKLKKIGVEIDPSTGGPVVNDRLETSVPGIFVAGNSLVINDLVDYVAEQGEVAAEGAKEFIENGGIESRKWIKVEKGENVRLVVPHYLSGERDVYLYLRVSKPMEDVELRIPEMGKRFKLPVVKPAEMIRLRLKAGEIRNAEKLTVEVVRP